From the genome of Papaver somniferum cultivar HN1 chromosome 2, ASM357369v1, whole genome shotgun sequence, one region includes:
- the LOC113346644 gene encoding phosphatidate phosphatase PAH2-like: MYTVARLISRGVYTVSGPFHPFGGAVDIIVVEQPDGSYKSSPWYVRFGKFQGVLKTREKVVNIDVNGIDSDFHMYLDHKGEAYFLRDVKEDDDDLIFTSPLSSGEEETDDNNSNSNQLVTETSIESQSSIDSLSVENEFKGDVNLLPRTNSRRSRLLRYVFGRRSSVGQEMGGSGDGSIVRLDSLEQAQVAADLLEVNWSNNLSTTEVSDSKFDLLESNENDLDLGVNNKNDDDETAVIFDLQNSNLGEIDAKPSLESSTEQISRECNDILGDSLHEVGSQGERVSSYTDCETPDSFVAGVDNLGEERNQFYCETMELITEVSSERVSRVLLINEDTEHDLGTCNVRINQIGSGKNGTFMDCNAENIRNESPSLVNMHMLASDSVEPGKMQAIELRTVPEIAGEKKLEADIDEESADQSTMTKSSHSYTSNSNGFHLQGSAVAPEPEAQVVSADNFISSPVDRELAESSDEEQFVFSDIDQLEPSPVHRKDSTSSNSREIETNPLTSMENILKDHDASLSLKTFVPGQPPLSSQSEFEELRTTSGPLSIPSGRRGPSEEVEWMMESLPNFRSGIDNLDVPDVHPLSCSLDSGSEGLGWKLFRKDSSKPFTSDINSDNFLKEQHRSPKTCKLEELKRMLSIPEIEISLCKHLLYEGMGIDAASQAFDAEKVDPENFVAVASAPLNSDKLVVRMGGRYFPWDAAVPVISGMASFGHELTFDPEGMIAVERIEEALEGQSPRSIVASGGSWRLWPFSLRRSRTIGSVGSGMDNTMCEGTDNASESSNYVSPDRNAQQVKVTVKKVKSIVPTSEQLASLNLKEGQNVIKFTFSTAMLGNQQVDARIFLWKHSARIVVSDVDGTITKSDVLGQFMPLVGKDWSQTGVAHLFSAIEENGYKFIYLSARSVSQAYLTRQFLINLKQDGKALPDGPVVISPDGLFPSLYREVIRRAPHEFKIGCLEDIKALFPLDSHPFYAGFGNRDTDELSYLKVGVPKGKIFTINPKGEVAVHRRVDTKSYTSLHALVNGMFPAMCSAGQEEFNQWNFWKLPPLHIDE, encoded by the exons ATGTATACTGTGGCAAGGTTAATATCAAGAGGAGTATATACAGTATCAGGACCATTCCATCCATTTGGTGGTGCTGTAGATATTATAGTAGTTGAACAACCAGATGGAAGTTATAAATCGTCACCTTGGTATGTAAGATTTGGGAAATTTCAAGGGGTTTTGAAAACTAGAGAGAAAGTTGTTAATATCGATGTTAATGGGATTGATTCAGATTTTCATATGTATTTAGATCATAAAGGGGAAGCTTATTTTCTTCGGGATGTTAAAGAAGATGAcgatgatttgatttttacttctcctctttcttccggtgaagaagaaactgatgataataatagtaataGCAATCAGTTGGTTACGGAGACCTCGATTGAATCGCAGAGTAGTATTGATTCGTTAAGTGTTGAGAATGAGTTTAAGGGAGATGTGAATTTGTTACCCAGGACCAATTCCAGGCGGTCTAGGTTATTGAGATACGTTTTTGGGCGAAGATCATCGGTGGGGCAGGAAATGGGTGGTAGTGGGGATGGGAGTATTGTGAGGTTGGATTCATTGGAGCAAGCTCAAGTTGCTGCAGATTTGCTGGAGGTGAATTGGTCTAATAATCTTTCAACTACTGAGGTAAGCGattcaaaatttgatcttttggaATCTAATGAGAATGATTTAGATTTGGGCGTAAACAATaagaatgatgatgatgaaactgctGTAATTTTTGATTTACAAAATTCAAATTTGGGTGAGATTGATGCAAAACCTAGTTTAGAGTCTAGTACAGAACAGATTTCTAGAGAATGTAATGATATTCTGGGAGATAGTTTACATGAAGTGGGAAGTCAAGGTGAAAGGGTTTCTTCTTATACAGATTGTGAGACACCAGATAGTTTCGTGGCAGGGGTGGACAATTTAGGAGAAGAGAGAAACCAATTTTACTGTGAAACAATGGAGCTCATTACTGAGGTTAGTTCTGAGCGTGTATCACGTGTTCTCTTGATCAATGAGGATACAGAACATGATTTAGGTACTTGCAACGTTCGGATCAATCAGATTGGGAGTGGAAAGAATGGAACTTTCATGGACTGTAATGCCGAAAATATTAGAAATGAATCACCTTCACTGGTTAATATGCACATGCTAGCTTCTGATTCTGTTGAgcctgggaagatgcaagctatTGAATTGAGAACGGTACCGGAAATAGCTGGCGAGAAGAAGTTGGAGGCAGATATAGATGAGGAATCTGCCGATCAATCGACAATGACAAAATCTTCTCATTCTTACACGTCCAACAGTAATGGTTTTCATCTTCAAGGATCAGCAGTTGCCCCAGAACCGGAAGCTCAAGTTGTTAGTGCTGATAACTTTATCAGTTCACCCGTAGATAGAGAGTTAGCAGAGAGTTCAGATGAAGAACAATTTGTTTTCAGCGACATTGATCAATTGGAACCCAGTCCCGTCCATCGCAAAGACTCAACGTCTTCCAATTCCAGGGAGATAGAAACTAATCCTTTGACTTCTATGGAAAACATCTTAAAAGATCACGACGCCTCTTTATCtttaaaaacttttgttcctGGGCAACCTCCTCTTAGTTCTCAGTCAGAGTTTGAAGAATTAAGGACTACATCCGGTCCACTAAGTATTCCCAGCGGTCGAAGGGGTCCATCAGAGGAAGTTGAATGGATGATGGAATCTTTGCCAAACTTTCGATCTGGCATCGACAATTTGGATGTACCTGATGTCCATCCTCTAAGCTGCTCACTAGATTCAGGTTCAGAAGGTCTGGGGTGGAAATTGTTTAGGAAGGATAGCTCAAAGCCTTTTACGTCTGATATCAACTCAGACAACTTCCTAAAAGAACAGCATCGAAGTCCAAAAACTTGTAAACTTGAAGAACTTAAAAGAATGTTAAGTATCCCGGAAATTG AGATTTCTTTGTGCAAGCACTTGTTGTATGAAGGGATGGGAATTGACGCTGCTTCACAAGCCTTTGATGCTGAAAAAGTAGATCCAGAGAACTTTGTGGCTGTAGCCTCTGCACCTTTGAACAGTGACAAGCTCGTTGTTAGAATGGGTGGCCGTTACTTCCCTTGGGATGCAGCTGTTCCAGTTATTTCGGGGATGGCTTCGTTTGGTCATGAACTAACCTTTGATCCTGAGGGCATGATTGCTGTGGAACGAATTGAAGAGGCTCTAGAAGGGCAGTCACCAAGATCTATAGTTGCCTCTGGAGGCAGCTGGAGACTCTGGCCTTTTAGTTTGAGACGGTCAAGAACCATCGGGTCTGTAGGTTCAGGGATGGATAACACCATGTGCGAGGGCACTGATAATGCATCAGAGAGCTCCAACTATGTATCTCCAGATAGAAATGCACAACAAGTCAAGGTTACTGTGAAGAAGGTGAAGTCAATTGTTCCAACATCTGAACAGCTGGCATCTTTGAATCTGAAGGAAGGTCAGAACGTGATAAAATTCACATTTTCAACTGCGATGCTGGGGAATCAGCAG GTCGATGCTAGAATTTTTCTTTGGAAGCATAGTGCACGTATAGTTGTATCCGATGTTGATGGGACAATTACCAA ATCAGATGTTCTTGGCCAGTTCATGCCCTTGGTTGGAAAAGATTGGTCTCAGACTGGTGTTGCacacctattttcagcaatcgaG GAAAATGGGTACAAGTTTATTTACCTCAGCGCACGTTCAGTTTCTCAGGCCTACCTCACAAGGCAGTTTCTAATTAACCTCAAGCAG GATGGAAAAGCACTACCAGATGGGCCTGTTGTCATTTCTCCTGATGGGCTTTTCCCTTCTCTCTACCGAGAAG TTATCAGAAGAGCTCCTCATGAGTTTAAGATCGGATGCCTAGAG GATATCAAGGCATTGTTTCCTCTTGATTCCCATCCATTTTATGCTGGTTTTGGGAATAGAGACACAGATGAGCTTAGCTACCTAAAGGTTGGAGTTCCGAAAGGAAAAATCTTCACCATTAATCCTAAG GGCGAGGTTGCTGTTCATCGTCGGGTCGACACAAAATCATACACTTCTCTTCATGCACTTGTTAATGGCATGTTCCCTGCCATGTGCTCAGCTGGGCAG GAAGAATTTAATCAGTGGAATTTCTGGAAACTACCTCCTCTTCATATCGATGAATGA